AATTTGCCATCTATCCATTTGGGGCCGTCAAATTCCCCATCGTTTCCATTCTCAGTAAAGTCACCAACAACTTTTCCTTTACCCTCATCAAAGAGCCACACCCCGGCAAAATCGTCAAGATTAATTTCAGCAGTGCTAAGTGGGACCCCGATAAGACTGATACAGATACCGCACAATATTGCGAATCCACGGAATTTCATCCCTCTATCCTCCTCCGATCTCCACAGCAGCTCCTGTTTCTGCGGAGGCGTAAATAGCATCGGTTATTTTTTGAACAACAAGCGCATTTTCCAAACTCGTCAAAGGTTGCCTGTTTTCGCGTATACCGGCTGCAAAATCAGACAACGGGTTGCTGTGTGGTGATGCCGGTGCCGCTCCTAATTCTGAGAGCGATGTTGACGCTACGCCGTCTTCTGTCGTTGTACGATTATAAGTAACACTTTCCGATTTTCCATCACCCATAGTCAGCTTAAGAGAACCCTCCGTGCCGATAATTTCCCAATCTTGATGCGTGTGCATCGTCATAAACTCACCGCGTTCCACGCTGAGCACAATCCCATCCTCACATCGAATGAGCGCAGTATAATGCGTTTCAGCATCGGAGCCAGGGGTAATATGCGATTGGAACACCTCTGGCACCGTCCATGTCTGGGCAAATACGGTCTGTGGCTTGAGCTGCCACCCCGTAATTCCGAGCAGATAGTCGAGATCGTAACAGCCCCAGTTAACAAGAATACCGCCACCGTTGAGAGCCTTCGTCAGCCGCCAAGCCGGGCGCGGGGTGTCCGGTTCTTTCCCCGCACCTCTAATCGCGCGGCAGTGGACACTCCGGAGTTCACCCAAACCACCCGTCGTGATGAGTTGCGTCGCAAGCCTCGCAGCTCCACTGAAACGGTTCCGCGAGGAACAACACCCTGAGATTAAGTCGCCACGCGCAGCGATAAGCTGTTCGACCTCAGCAGCGTTCATCGCAATCGGTTTTTCAATCAGAACATGCTTGCCTTTCTCAAATGCACGTAAGGCAACTTCTGTCCGGTATTGCGTCGGAAACGCGAGCACCACCGCTTCGATT
The Candidatus Poribacteria bacterium genome window above contains:
- a CDS encoding Gfo/Idh/MocA family oxidoreductase; translation: MEPVKVGVIGCGVIGSRHLGIASEASHIELVAAADMIEENRTHAAKRFNPPKMYSNDIELLNDDEIEAVVLAFPTQYRTEVALRAFEKGKHVLIEKPIAMNAAEVEQLIAARGDLISGCCSSRNRFSGAARLATQLITTGGLGELRSVHCRAIRGAGKEPDTPRPAWRLTKALNGGGILVNWGCYDLDYLLGITGWQLKPQTVFAQTWTVPEVFQSHITPGSDAETHYTALIRCEDGIVLSVERGEFMTMHTHQDWEIIGTEGSLKLTMGDGKSESVTYNRTTTEDGVASTSLSELGAAPASPHSNPLSDFAAGIRENRQPLTSLENALVVQKITDAIYASAETGAAVEIGGG